A stretch of the Comamonas testosteroni TK102 genome encodes the following:
- a CDS encoding LysR family transcriptional regulator, producing MNLLTSMRYLVALNEHRHFARAAQACHITQPALSNALKALEDEFGAVIVRRGRSFAGFTPEGEQVLATALAMLRAEEGLRQELSASAGALRGQLRMAAVPTAMPMLTRFAAMLRQRHPGITPVVLSMSSAEIETGLEDLSLDLALGYSARLPRRGPRLQSWLQYQEHYYLLSRDAQCDSRPFAFGADIAWSEVAALPLCLLTPDMHNRTVIDEAFAAVQREVQPAMETNSVLSLVMAVAECIPGDESAMVTVLPGAMVATVRHMPGLIARPLRSPELLTPIGFMTQQGMAPTRALLAALELQDDDEWRVQCLRHAGALKE from the coding sequence ATGAACCTTCTGACCTCCATGCGTTATCTGGTGGCGCTCAACGAGCACCGCCATTTCGCAAGGGCGGCGCAGGCCTGCCATATCACGCAGCCTGCACTGTCCAATGCGCTCAAGGCGCTGGAGGACGAGTTCGGGGCCGTCATCGTGCGCAGGGGGCGGTCGTTTGCAGGTTTCACGCCTGAGGGCGAGCAGGTGCTGGCTACGGCTCTGGCCATGCTGCGCGCGGAAGAAGGTTTGCGCCAGGAGCTGAGCGCTTCAGCAGGAGCGCTGCGCGGCCAGTTGCGCATGGCCGCCGTGCCCACGGCTATGCCCATGCTCACGCGCTTTGCGGCCATGCTGCGCCAGCGGCATCCCGGCATCACGCCCGTGGTGCTGTCCATGAGTTCGGCCGAGATAGAGACCGGACTCGAGGATCTGTCCCTGGATCTGGCTCTGGGCTACAGCGCCAGACTGCCGCGGCGTGGCCCGCGCCTGCAGTCCTGGCTGCAGTACCAGGAGCACTACTATCTGCTGAGCCGGGATGCGCAGTGCGACAGCCGCCCCTTTGCCTTTGGGGCAGACATCGCCTGGAGCGAGGTGGCAGCCCTGCCGCTGTGCCTGCTCACGCCCGACATGCACAACCGCACGGTGATCGACGAGGCCTTTGCTGCCGTGCAGCGCGAAGTGCAGCCCGCCATGGAAACCAATTCCGTGCTGAGTCTGGTCATGGCCGTGGCCGAATGCATCCCCGGGGATGAAAGCGCCATGGTCACCGTGCTGCCAGGCGCCATGGTGGCCACGGTACGTCACATGCCGGGCCTGATTGCACGGCCGCTGCGATCGCCCGAGTTGCTCACGCCCATAGGCTTCATGACCCAGCAGGGCATGGCGCCCACCCGGGCTCTGTTGGCTGCGCTGGAGCTGCAGGACGATGACGAGTGGCGCGTGCAGTGCCTGCGGCATGCGGGTGCGCTGAAGGAGTGA
- the apbC gene encoding iron-sulfur cluster carrier protein ApbC, producing the protein MAVTEQALLSALATVLDPHTGKDFVSTRALRNLQIAGDDVSFDVEMGYPASSLHPALRSQFIAAARTVAGVGNVSINIFTKVASHAVQRGVQLLPGVKNIIAISSGKGGVGKSTTTANLALALAAEGARVGILDADIYGPSQPMMMGVSGKPESHDGKTMEPLENHGVQVMSIGLLVNNDQAMIWRGPMATQALEQMLRQTNWKDLDYLLVDMPPGTGDIQLTLSQRVPMTGAVVVTTPQDIALIDAKKGIQMFEKVGVPILGLVENMAAHVCTNCGHVEHIFGADGGKKMAGEQNIDYLGALPLSLQIRLQADSGKPTVVAEPESEAAQVYKKVARDLAVKVALKAKDFSSKFPTITVSSNT; encoded by the coding sequence ATGGCTGTTACTGAACAAGCGCTTCTGAGCGCGCTGGCCACGGTGCTTGATCCGCACACTGGCAAGGACTTTGTGAGCACGCGCGCCCTGCGCAATCTGCAGATTGCCGGTGACGACGTCTCGTTCGACGTGGAGATGGGCTATCCCGCCAGCAGTCTGCATCCTGCGCTGCGCAGCCAGTTCATCGCTGCGGCCAGGACGGTGGCCGGCGTGGGCAATGTCTCGATCAACATCTTCACCAAGGTGGCCTCGCATGCCGTGCAGCGCGGCGTGCAACTGCTGCCCGGCGTGAAGAACATCATCGCCATCTCGTCCGGCAAGGGCGGCGTGGGCAAGAGCACGACCACGGCCAATCTGGCACTGGCGCTGGCCGCCGAAGGTGCCCGCGTGGGCATTCTGGACGCCGACATCTACGGTCCCAGCCAGCCCATGATGATGGGCGTTTCGGGCAAGCCCGAAAGCCATGATGGCAAGACCATGGAGCCGCTGGAGAACCATGGCGTGCAGGTCATGTCCATCGGTCTGCTGGTCAACAACGACCAGGCCATGATCTGGCGCGGCCCCATGGCCACCCAGGCACTGGAGCAGATGCTGCGCCAGACCAACTGGAAGGATCTGGACTATCTGCTGGTCGACATGCCGCCCGGAACCGGTGACATCCAGCTGACGCTGTCCCAGCGCGTGCCCATGACGGGTGCCGTGGTGGTGACCACGCCCCAGGACATTGCCCTGATCGATGCCAAGAAGGGCATTCAGATGTTCGAGAAGGTCGGCGTGCCGATTCTCGGCCTGGTCGAAAACATGGCAGCCCATGTCTGCACCAACTGCGGCCATGTCGAACATATCTTTGGCGCCGACGGCGGCAAGAAGATGGCCGGCGAGCAGAACATCGACTATCTGGGGGCGTTGCCCCTGTCGCTGCAGATCCGCCTGCAGGCCGACAGCGGCAAGCCCACGGTGGTGGCCGAGCCCGAGAGCGAAGCCGCCCAGGTCTACAAAAAGGTGGCGCGCGATTTGGCCGTGAAGGTGGCTCTCAAGGCCAAGGACTTCTCCAGCAAGTTCCCCACGATCACGGTGAGCAGCAATACCTGA
- a CDS encoding restriction endonuclease yields the protein MAENSLFAVLMRSRWWISFAICAAVVLVSLAVFPKDISPFAALGAFPFFIVGCIACYRQLRAPSPARLEQIQQVIAEQSWADFSAQLQTAWQAEGYEVQRLNQAGADLLLTRNGQTSVVGARRWKAAAHGVEPLRELQAAQARLKAELGVYVALQPLGENAASWAAQHQLVVLDAKSIATLIAKNQKKR from the coding sequence ATGGCCGAAAATTCCCTGTTCGCAGTCCTGATGCGCTCGCGCTGGTGGATCAGCTTTGCGATCTGCGCTGCGGTGGTGCTGGTGTCGCTGGCGGTGTTTCCCAAGGACATCTCGCCCTTTGCCGCCCTGGGCGCCTTCCCGTTCTTCATCGTGGGCTGCATCGCCTGCTACAGGCAGCTGCGGGCCCCCAGCCCGGCCAGGCTGGAACAGATCCAGCAGGTGATTGCCGAGCAGTCCTGGGCCGACTTCAGTGCCCAGCTGCAGACGGCCTGGCAAGCCGAAGGCTATGAGGTTCAGCGCCTGAACCAGGCCGGGGCCGATCTGCTGCTGACGCGCAACGGCCAGACCAGCGTGGTCGGCGCGCGCCGCTGGAAAGCCGCAGCCCATGGCGTGGAGCCGCTGCGCGAGCTGCAGGCCGCGCAAGCCCGGCTGAAAGCCGAGCTCGGCGTTTACGTGGCTCTGCAGCCACTGGGCGAGAATGCCGCCAGCTGGGCCGCGCAGCATCAGCTGGTGGTGCTGGATGCCAAGTCCATCGCCACGCTGATCGCCAAGAACCAGAAAAAGCGCTAA
- a CDS encoding patatin-like phospholipase family protein has product MAAEQFSPTLPPSLAETDRQNSAGPSSSIGQTGLLLSGGGARAAYQVGVLAAIAELRRARGLQHGPNPFPVLAGTSAGAINVAALACHADAFDSAVRRMLHVWGHMNTEQIYRADSLSVLRSGARWLTLLSLGWAVARWSRMRPRSLLDNTPLKSLMNSELMPFERIPQLIASGHLHALTITASSYSSGQHITFFQTRETLSPWIRDQRKAVQTLLTADHLLASSALPFIFPAMPLPMDGHLEHFGDGSMRQTAPLAPAIHLGASKLLVVGAGRRHEPLSSQPLADASYPTLAQVAGHALSSIFLDTLAVDIERAERINHTLSLISPAERIHSRLRPVEVLAITPSERIDDIATRHIDKLPRPVRTLLATLGVRAGTGNPVRDGALASYLLFEQGYTRELIALGRKDTLARREELCRFLGWPL; this is encoded by the coding sequence ATGGCGGCAGAGCAGTTCTCACCCACCCTCCCTCCCAGTCTTGCCGAGACAGACCGGCAAAACTCCGCAGGCCCGAGCTCCAGCATCGGGCAGACCGGTCTGTTGCTCAGCGGCGGCGGCGCCCGGGCCGCCTACCAGGTCGGCGTGCTGGCCGCCATTGCCGAGCTGCGCCGTGCCCGGGGTCTGCAGCACGGGCCCAATCCCTTTCCGGTACTGGCGGGCACCTCGGCGGGTGCCATCAATGTCGCCGCCCTGGCCTGCCATGCCGATGCCTTTGACAGCGCCGTGCGACGCATGCTCCATGTCTGGGGCCATATGAATACCGAGCAGATCTACAGGGCCGACTCGCTCAGCGTGCTGCGCAGCGGTGCGCGCTGGCTGACGCTGTTGTCGCTGGGCTGGGCAGTGGCCCGCTGGAGCCGCATGCGGCCGCGCTCTCTGCTGGACAACACACCGCTCAAAAGCCTGATGAACAGCGAGCTCATGCCGTTCGAGCGCATCCCGCAGCTGATCGCCAGCGGGCATCTGCACGCACTGACCATCACGGCATCGAGCTACAGCAGCGGCCAGCACATCACTTTCTTCCAGACCCGCGAAACCCTGAGCCCCTGGATACGCGACCAGCGCAAGGCCGTGCAGACCCTGCTCACCGCCGATCACCTGCTGGCCTCGTCGGCCCTGCCCTTCATCTTTCCGGCCATGCCGCTGCCCATGGACGGGCATCTCGAGCATTTCGGCGACGGCTCCATGCGCCAGACTGCGCCCCTGGCCCCGGCCATCCATCTGGGCGCCAGCAAGCTGCTGGTCGTGGGCGCGGGCAGGCGCCACGAGCCCCTGAGCAGCCAGCCGCTGGCCGACGCCAGCTACCCCACCCTGGCCCAGGTCGCCGGGCATGCGCTGTCGAGCATCTTCCTGGACACGCTGGCCGTAGACATAGAGCGAGCCGAGCGCATCAATCACACGCTGAGCCTGATCTCGCCGGCCGAGCGCATCCACAGCCGGCTGCGCCCTGTCGAGGTACTGGCCATCACCCCCAGCGAGCGCATCGACGATATCGCCACGCGCCATATCGACAAGCTGCCGCGGCCGGTGCGGACCCTGCTGGCCACGCTGGGCGTGCGCGCCGGCACGGGCAACCCCGTGCGCGACGGCGCGCTGGCCAGCTACCTGCTATTTGAGCAGGGCTACACCCGTGAACTGATAGCACTGGGCCGCAAAGACACGCTGGCTCGAAGAGAGGAACTTTGCCGTTTCCTGGGCTGGCCGCTTTGA
- a CDS encoding sensor domain-containing diguanylate cyclase, whose amino-acid sequence MTPLPQPVRASKSLKLSLILPFVALIALLTSALGMLWYWTGSNAVSALSEQVMEEKAERIALIVDRHLYPSSAVLEAAFPSGESVPADIRDHIPALISRLWVASSLHTQPNDYVYYANVAGQGIALKRLTPELGQLRLKTRASEHRSYFKVAGMHAEPVYESTEINLFEPRQRPWFKLAAESADVIWTPAYIDFSAKDLVLTRARRILSSKGRLEGVVATDISLRALNEFVNQLHLSEHGRAFIIEADGSLIAATGMPNIHRREDGQLERMSAANSQDPLIQAVYDKIQGAFQTSKSGAAPGTALLEDAGHSNIRIAYRRLNLGSGQDWMAVVAVPHKDMLTGVYRHMVLVGSLGLLALVVAVVIGTRIFGAVANDMRSLTRAVRSVGQGEIDTPIEVQRRDEIGELAHNFHRMRHSLFTDPLTGANNRSALQHILATLTRPLPGQSMAAPFALLFVDLDRFKPLNDRWGHDNGDLALAEISLRLRNLLRPDDVVARLGGDEFILILRGVSDEEQVQAVRLKIEHALQQPLTTLLGIPEGESVTVGASVGQALYPRDAQDAQSLLKVADQDMYRNKGPSLR is encoded by the coding sequence GTGACTCCACTTCCACAGCCCGTCCGCGCCTCCAAATCGCTCAAGCTCTCGCTGATCCTGCCTTTTGTCGCCCTGATTGCGCTGTTGACCTCGGCCCTGGGCATGCTCTGGTACTGGACCGGCAGCAACGCGGTGTCCGCCTTGTCCGAGCAGGTGATGGAAGAGAAGGCCGAGCGTATTGCGCTGATCGTGGACCGGCACCTGTACCCGTCCAGCGCCGTGCTGGAGGCCGCGTTTCCCAGCGGCGAATCGGTGCCCGCCGATATCCGCGACCATATCCCGGCACTGATCTCGCGGCTGTGGGTGGCCAGCTCGCTGCACACCCAGCCCAACGACTATGTCTACTACGCCAATGTTGCGGGACAAGGGATTGCCCTCAAGCGCCTGACACCGGAGCTGGGCCAGCTGCGCCTGAAGACCCGGGCCAGCGAGCATCGCAGCTATTTCAAGGTCGCCGGCATGCATGCCGAGCCGGTCTACGAGTCCACCGAAATCAATCTGTTCGAGCCACGCCAGCGCCCCTGGTTCAAGCTTGCGGCGGAGTCGGCCGACGTGATCTGGACGCCTGCCTATATCGACTTCAGCGCCAAGGATCTGGTGCTGACGCGTGCGCGCCGCATTCTTTCCAGCAAGGGGCGTCTCGAAGGCGTGGTGGCCACCGATATCTCCTTGCGCGCGCTCAATGAATTCGTCAACCAGCTGCACCTGAGCGAGCATGGCCGGGCCTTCATCATCGAGGCCGACGGCTCCCTGATCGCCGCCACCGGCATGCCCAATATCCACCGCCGTGAGGACGGCCAGCTGGAGCGCATGAGTGCCGCCAACAGCCAGGACCCGCTGATTCAGGCGGTGTACGACAAGATCCAGGGCGCCTTCCAGACCTCGAAGTCCGGCGCCGCTCCGGGCACCGCCCTGCTGGAAGATGCCGGGCACAGCAATATTCGCATCGCCTACCGGCGCCTGAACCTGGGCTCGGGCCAGGACTGGATGGCCGTGGTGGCCGTGCCGCACAAGGACATGCTGACCGGCGTCTACCGCCATATGGTGCTGGTGGGCAGCCTGGGTCTGCTGGCACTGGTCGTGGCCGTCGTCATCGGCACCCGCATCTTCGGCGCCGTGGCCAACGATATGCGCTCGCTGACCCGCGCCGTGCGCAGCGTGGGCCAGGGCGAGATCGACACCCCCATCGAGGTGCAGCGCCGCGATGAAATTGGCGAGCTGGCCCACAACTTCCATCGCATGCGCCACAGCCTGTTCACCGATCCGCTGACCGGCGCCAACAATCGCAGCGCGCTGCAGCATATTCTGGCCACGCTCACCCGCCCCCTGCCCGGCCAGAGCATGGCTGCCCCGTTTGCACTGCTGTTTGTGGACCTGGACCGCTTCAAGCCACTCAATGACCGCTGGGGACATGACAACGGCGATCTGGCGCTGGCCGAGATCAGCCTGCGCCTGCGCAACCTGCTGCGCCCCGACGATGTCGTTGCCCGCCTGGGCGGCGACGAGTTCATCCTCATACTGCGCGGAGTCAGCGACGAGGAGCAGGTACAGGCCGTGAGACTCAAGATCGAGCATGCGCTGCAGCAGCCGCTGACCACGCTGCTGGGCATTCCCGAGGGCGAATCCGTGACCGTGGGCGCATCGGTGGGTCAGGCCCTGTATCCCAGGGATGCGCAGGATGCGCAAAGCCTGCTCAAGGTCGCCGACCAGGACATGTACCGCAACAAGGGGCCTTCGCTGCGATAG
- the metG gene encoding methionine--tRNA ligase → MTARKLFVTTALPYANGNFHIGHIMEYIQADTWVRAQRMQGNAVNFVGADDAHGAPIMIAAEKAGKTPQQFVADIAAGRKQYLDGFHIAFDNWSNTDSAENHELSKQIYLDLKAAGFIETRTIEQFFDPEKNMFLPDRFIKGECPRCHAKDQYGDNCEVCSSVYAPTDLINPFSALSGATPVMKSSEHFFFKLSDPRAVEFLTEWTQNGKHVQPEVAAKIKEWFGVRTNPDGSTSEGLDDWDISRDAPYFGIEIPDAPGKYFYVWLDAPVGYLASLKELLNRRGEDYDAYMADPALEQYHFIGKDIITFHTLFWPAMLKFSGRKTPTRICVHGFMTVNNGEKMSKSRGTGLDPLKYLSLKMNPEWLRYYLGAKLNGKNEDIDFNPEDFMLRVNSDLIGKYVNIASRAAGFISKRFDGKLGVVSEDGQTLLAALREQQAAIVAAYEGRDSARAAREIMLLCDKVNSYVDANKPWELAKKEGMDARLHDVCTTCIEAFRILTIYLSPILPGVAAEVANFLIVPPERFADVVKPLGAGHQIGVYQHLMQRVDPKQLEALFEAPAGQTAPAAEPSKAEKKAARKAEPVIDPHAPGGEPLAETISIDDFAKVDLRIARILECRAVEGSTKLLQLTLDVGEKDERGQPRTRNVFSGISSMYQPEQLQGKLTVMVANLAPRKMKFGLSEGMVLAASHADEKAHPGIYVLEPFPGAMPGMRIH, encoded by the coding sequence ATGACCGCACGCAAACTATTCGTCACCACCGCCCTGCCGTACGCCAACGGCAACTTCCACATCGGCCACATCATGGAATACATCCAGGCCGACACCTGGGTGCGTGCGCAGCGAATGCAGGGCAATGCGGTCAACTTCGTGGGCGCCGACGACGCCCACGGCGCGCCCATCATGATTGCCGCCGAAAAGGCCGGCAAGACGCCCCAGCAGTTCGTGGCCGACATCGCTGCCGGCCGCAAGCAGTACCTCGACGGCTTCCACATCGCCTTCGACAACTGGAGCAATACCGACAGCGCCGAAAACCACGAGCTGTCCAAGCAGATCTATCTGGACCTGAAGGCCGCCGGCTTCATCGAAACCCGCACCATCGAGCAGTTCTTCGACCCCGAGAAGAACATGTTCCTGCCCGACCGCTTCATCAAGGGCGAATGCCCGCGCTGCCACGCCAAGGACCAGTACGGCGACAACTGCGAAGTCTGCAGCTCGGTCTACGCGCCCACCGACCTCATCAACCCGTTCTCGGCCCTGTCGGGTGCCACGCCGGTGATGAAGTCCTCCGAGCATTTCTTCTTCAAGCTCTCGGACCCGCGCGCCGTGGAGTTCCTGACCGAGTGGACGCAGAACGGCAAGCATGTTCAGCCCGAAGTCGCGGCCAAGATCAAGGAATGGTTCGGCGTGCGCACCAACCCCGACGGCTCGACCAGCGAAGGCCTGGACGACTGGGACATCAGCCGCGACGCGCCCTATTTCGGCATCGAGATTCCCGATGCGCCGGGCAAGTACTTCTATGTCTGGCTGGATGCGCCCGTGGGCTACCTGGCATCGCTCAAGGAACTGCTCAACCGCCGTGGCGAAGACTACGACGCCTACATGGCCGACCCAGCTCTGGAGCAGTACCACTTCATCGGCAAGGACATCATCACCTTCCACACGCTGTTCTGGCCTGCGATGCTCAAGTTCAGCGGTCGCAAGACGCCAACCAGGATCTGCGTGCACGGCTTCATGACCGTGAACAACGGCGAGAAAATGAGCAAGAGCCGCGGCACCGGCCTCGATCCGCTCAAGTACCTGTCGCTCAAGATGAACCCCGAATGGCTGCGCTACTACCTGGGCGCCAAGCTCAACGGCAAGAACGAAGACATCGACTTCAATCCCGAAGACTTCATGCTGCGCGTCAACTCCGACCTGATCGGCAAGTACGTCAACATCGCTTCGCGTGCAGCAGGCTTCATCAGCAAGCGCTTTGACGGCAAGCTGGGCGTGGTCAGCGAAGACGGCCAGACCCTGCTGGCCGCGCTGCGCGAGCAGCAAGCCGCCATCGTCGCCGCCTACGAAGGCCGCGACTCGGCCCGCGCTGCGCGCGAGATCATGCTGCTGTGCGACAAGGTCAACAGCTATGTGGACGCCAACAAGCCCTGGGAGCTGGCCAAGAAGGAAGGCATGGATGCCCGCCTGCACGATGTGTGCACGACCTGCATCGAAGCCTTCCGCATCCTGACCATCTACCTGAGCCCCATCCTGCCCGGCGTGGCCGCAGAAGTCGCCAACTTCCTCATCGTGCCGCCCGAGCGCTTTGCCGACGTGGTCAAGCCCCTGGGCGCGGGCCACCAGATCGGCGTCTACCAGCATCTGATGCAGCGCGTCGATCCCAAGCAGCTCGAAGCCCTGTTCGAAGCGCCCGCTGGTCAGACAGCCCCCGCCGCCGAACCCTCCAAGGCCGAGAAAAAGGCTGCCAGGAAGGCCGAGCCCGTGATCGACCCCCATGCCCCCGGCGGTGAGCCGCTGGCCGAGACCATCAGCATCGACGACTTTGCCAAGGTCGATCTGCGCATCGCCAGGATCTTGGAATGCAGGGCGGTGGAAGGCTCGACCAAGCTGCTGCAGCTGACCCTGGATGTGGGCGAGAAGGACGAGAGGGGCCAGCCCAGGACCCGCAATGTGTTCAGCGGCATCAGCAGCATGTACCAGCCCGAGCAGCTGCAGGGCAAGCTGACGGTGATGGTCGCCAATCTGGCACCGCGCAAGATGAAGTTCGGCCTGTCCGAAGGCATGGTGCTGGCCGCCAGCCACGCCGACGAGAAGGCCCATCCCGGCATCTATGTGCTGGAACCCTTCCCCGGCGCCATGCCCGGCATGCGGATTCATTGA
- a CDS encoding c-type cytochrome, with amino-acid sequence MRSKPLLTSARSALWLAFALAAPLPGLASSAATSLRVQDVAVLAASCANCHGPDGRSTGVIPQLRGLPEAHLLQRLQAFKAGTAKDATVMTRLAKGYDDEQLKALAQWFSKKGP; translated from the coding sequence ATGCGATCGAAACCCTTGCTCACTTCAGCGCGCTCTGCGCTATGGCTGGCTTTTGCCCTGGCAGCGCCGCTGCCCGGCCTGGCCAGCTCTGCCGCCACCTCCTTGCGTGTGCAGGATGTGGCCGTGCTGGCTGCCAGCTGCGCCAACTGCCACGGCCCGGACGGCCGCTCCACGGGCGTCATTCCCCAGCTGCGCGGCCTGCCTGAGGCTCATCTGCTGCAGCGCCTGCAGGCCTTCAAGGCCGGCACCGCCAAGGACGCCACCGTCATGACCCGTCTGGCCAAGGGCTACGACGATGAGCAACTCAAAGCGCTGGCCCAATGGTTCAGCAAGAAGGGCCCGTAA
- a CDS encoding NAD(P)/FAD-dependent oxidoreductase produces MQINRRQILGGAAAGAATFAMPAIVQAKAASAHVVVIGGGFGGATAARYLRQFAPHIQVTLVEPAERFYTCPFSNLYLAGLRSWDSIGHGYGGLRKAGVNVVHARADQVLTDSRRVLLSNGQALSYDKLVLSPGIDMRWNALEGYDEAAAQLAPHAWKAGAQTQLLKKQLEAMPDGGKFVMVIPANPFRCPPGPYERAAMVAHYLKQHKPRSKILLLDDKDAFSKQGLFIQGWKALYGDMIEWVKQADDGKVARVDAKNLEVETAFGTRHKADVLNVIPPQKAGFIADRAGVTNASGWVPVKPESFESTQVQHVYVLGDATIAAPMPKSGFAANTQGKVAAAAIAAELSGQSLPAAAFANTCYSLIGTDYGISVAGVYRTAAGKLIEVPDSGGVSPLNGDAAFRKAEADYGAAWYKAISADIWGG; encoded by the coding sequence ATGCAGATCAATCGTCGTCAAATTCTCGGTGGTGCCGCCGCCGGCGCAGCCACCTTCGCCATGCCCGCCATCGTGCAGGCCAAGGCAGCTTCGGCCCATGTGGTCGTGATCGGCGGCGGCTTTGGCGGAGCCACGGCCGCGCGCTATCTGCGCCAGTTCGCGCCGCATATCCAGGTCACGCTGGTGGAGCCGGCCGAGCGCTTCTATACCTGCCCCTTCTCCAATCTGTACCTTGCCGGCCTGCGCAGCTGGGACAGCATAGGCCACGGCTACGGCGGTCTGCGCAAGGCCGGCGTGAACGTGGTCCATGCGCGTGCCGACCAGGTCCTGACCGACTCCAGGCGCGTGCTGCTGTCCAACGGTCAGGCGCTGAGCTATGACAAGCTGGTGCTCTCGCCCGGCATCGACATGCGCTGGAATGCGCTGGAAGGCTATGACGAGGCAGCCGCCCAGCTTGCCCCCCATGCCTGGAAGGCCGGAGCGCAGACCCAGCTGCTCAAGAAGCAGCTCGAAGCCATGCCCGATGGCGGCAAGTTCGTGATGGTCATCCCTGCCAACCCTTTCCGCTGCCCGCCCGGCCCCTACGAGCGCGCGGCCATGGTGGCCCACTACCTCAAGCAGCACAAACCCAGGTCCAAGATTCTGCTGCTGGACGACAAGGATGCCTTCTCCAAGCAAGGCCTGTTCATTCAGGGCTGGAAGGCGCTTTACGGCGACATGATCGAATGGGTCAAGCAGGCCGATGACGGCAAGGTCGCACGCGTGGATGCCAAGAACCTGGAAGTGGAAACCGCGTTCGGCACCAGGCACAAGGCCGATGTGCTCAACGTCATCCCGCCCCAGAAGGCCGGCTTTATCGCCGACCGTGCCGGCGTGACCAATGCCAGCGGCTGGGTGCCGGTCAAGCCCGAGTCCTTTGAATCCACCCAGGTCCAGCATGTCTATGTGCTGGGCGACGCCACGATTGCCGCGCCCATGCCCAAGTCCGGCTTTGCCGCCAATACGCAAGGCAAGGTGGCCGCTGCCGCGATTGCCGCCGAACTGAGCGGCCAGTCCCTGCCTGCAGCGGCCTTTGCCAACACCTGCTACAGCCTGATCGGCACCGACTACGGCATCTCCGTGGCCGGCGTCTACCGCACGGCTGCGGGCAAGCTGATCGAGGTGCCCGACTCCGGCGGCGTGAGCCCCTTGAACGGCGATGCCGCCTTCCGCAAGGCCGAGGCCGACTACGGCGCAGCCTGGTACAAGGCGATCAGCGCGGATATCTGGGGTGGTTGA